In Leptolyngbya sp. SIO1E4, one DNA window encodes the following:
- a CDS encoding carbohydrate ABC transporter permease, which translates to MKSLSASPPYSPLWQWLNLALLLIGAAIVLGPLGIVVLTSLHPPGAIAGSAAAQEWTWASYRAAWQQGNFLLAFANSTLVALSVTALQILTSALAGYALARFRFWGRQLILLSVIASLIIPFQLLVVPIFLVLKWGHLLNTYAALILPTAANGYGIFLMRQYFLTIPVELEEAAALDGATRWQILWQVMLPLARPALVTLFLFTFIGEWNDLFKPLVFTTRPELRTVQLALMSFQDQFSNDWPLLMAAVVIATVPVVLLFLVGQRQFIEGIATTGVKN; encoded by the coding sequence ATGAAGTCTCTCTCCGCTAGTCCACCGTATTCACCCCTTTGGCAGTGGCTTAACCTGGCTTTGCTGCTGATTGGGGCTGCCATTGTGTTAGGGCCATTGGGCATCGTGGTGCTGACGTCTTTGCACCCCCCGGGTGCGATCGCGGGAAGTGCAGCAGCCCAAGAATGGACCTGGGCCAGCTATCGAGCTGCCTGGCAACAGGGAAATTTTTTACTGGCTTTTGCGAATTCAACCCTGGTGGCTTTGTCGGTCACTGCGTTGCAAATTTTGACCTCAGCCCTAGCAGGGTATGCGCTGGCCCGGTTTCGGTTTTGGGGGCGGCAGTTGATTTTGTTATCCGTCATTGCATCGCTGATCATTCCGTTCCAGCTTTTAGTCGTGCCCATCTTTTTGGTCCTGAAGTGGGGGCATTTGCTGAATACCTATGCGGCCTTGATTTTGCCGACAGCCGCCAATGGCTACGGCATTTTCTTGATGCGCCAGTATTTCCTGACGATTCCGGTTGAGCTAGAAGAGGCGGCGGCATTGGACGGCGCGACCCGATGGCAGATTCTCTGGCAGGTGATGCTGCCGCTTGCCCGTCCCGCTTTGGTGACCCTGTTTCTCTTCACCTTCATCGGTGAGTGGAACGATCTCTTTAAGCCATTAGTGTTTACCACACGACCGGAGCTGAGAACGGTACAGTTAGCGCTCATGTCTTTTCAAGACCAGTTTTCCAATGATTGGCCGTTACTCATGGCGGCGGTGGTGATTGCCACAGTACCGGTGGTGTTACTTTTCTTAGTAGGACAACGCCAGTTTATCGAAGGCATTGCTACAACGGGGGTGAAGAACTAA
- a CDS encoding helix-turn-helix transcriptional regulator: protein MRHEAAKVSVQVWESNGILLEQYAYTPGTVEPLPKHAHAEYQLGLSYDCPGEYTYRGARHGIPKGSLSIIHSGEVHAPSDRTSLPTPAHFAMAHLDPRWLQIVAAEIVEKSADAPFFPAPCITDPELNRLFLVLQSVSDRSAFQLEQDTALWDFLTHLIANHALNQPIVQPVKPCHAAVKQARDYLHAHFTKDISLQELAEIAALSRFHFSRVFRKEVGLSPSAYQAQLRIGQAKKLLAQGLPIATVATMTGFYDQSHFGWHFKRQVGTTPGNYVGVAAISS, encoded by the coding sequence ATGCGACACGAAGCTGCCAAAGTTTCTGTGCAAGTATGGGAGTCCAACGGCATCTTACTCGAGCAATATGCCTATACCCCAGGCACTGTCGAACCCCTCCCCAAACACGCCCATGCCGAATATCAGTTGGGGTTGAGTTATGACTGCCCAGGCGAGTACACCTATCGAGGGGCTCGTCATGGAATTCCTAAGGGCAGCTTGAGCATTATTCACTCCGGTGAAGTGCATGCGCCCAGCGATCGCACCTCTCTACCCACTCCGGCTCACTTCGCCATGGCGCACCTCGATCCTAGGTGGCTGCAAATCGTCGCTGCAGAGATCGTGGAAAAGTCTGCCGACGCTCCTTTTTTCCCAGCCCCTTGCATCACTGACCCTGAGTTAAATCGCTTGTTTTTAGTCCTGCAATCGGTGAGTGATCGATCTGCTTTCCAGCTTGAACAAGACACTGCCTTATGGGATTTTCTGACCCATCTGATTGCCAACCATGCCTTAAATCAGCCGATTGTTCAGCCAGTCAAGCCCTGTCATGCAGCTGTCAAGCAGGCCCGTGACTATCTCCATGCCCATTTCACAAAAGATATTTCTCTTCAGGAACTCGCTGAGATCGCCGCTCTGAGTCGATTTCATTTTTCCCGTGTTTTTCGCAAAGAAGTCGGATTATCCCCCAGCGCCTACCAAGCTCAGCTGCGCATTGGCCAAGCTAAAAAGCTTTTGGCCCAAGGGCTGCCAATTGCCACGGTCGCCACCATGACTGGGTTTTATGATCAAAGCCATTTTGGCTGGCATTTCAAACGCCAGGTGGGGACAACCCCGGGAAATTATGTCGGCGTAGCAGCAATATCTTCCTAG
- a CDS encoding SDR family oxidoreductase has protein sequence MSTINRRNLLATGTLAAAGLAAAVSAGNTEANTLTPPESETVAANPEGRFAGKVVLITGATSGIGEATAKAFTREGAQVAFNGRRANLGQQVESDIRAFGGDATYIQSDVRDPQQVEQFVNATVDKYGRLDIAFNNAGIFMTPVEIQEMDLENYRDMIATNLDGVFYSMRYELPIMIEQNSGIIVNMSSVAGHRGFANTAHYNASKHAVIGLTKAAANANAKRNIRINSISPLAVDTPMLRRSFEYQGLTYEQMAPNFVTPRIMTPEEMARAVMFLASEEATSINGMDLDVTGGQLA, from the coding sequence ATGTCAACGATCAATCGCCGCAACCTTTTAGCAACGGGAACCCTCGCCGCTGCTGGGCTGGCTGCCGCTGTCTCAGCCGGTAACACCGAGGCCAACACCCTCACCCCCCCTGAATCTGAAACCGTAGCGGCTAACCCAGAGGGTAGATTTGCCGGAAAGGTCGTGTTGATTACCGGCGCGACCTCCGGGATCGGCGAAGCGACCGCCAAAGCCTTTACCCGAGAAGGGGCTCAGGTGGCCTTTAACGGGCGTCGCGCCAACTTGGGGCAGCAAGTGGAAAGCGATATTCGCGCTTTTGGCGGAGATGCGACCTACATTCAGTCTGACGTACGTGACCCCCAACAGGTCGAACAGTTTGTCAACGCCACCGTTGACAAATATGGACGCTTAGACATCGCCTTCAACAATGCCGGTATTTTCATGACTCCGGTTGAGATTCAAGAGATGGATCTTGAGAACTATCGCGACATGATTGCCACTAACCTCGACGGGGTGTTCTATTCCATGCGGTACGAGCTGCCCATCATGATTGAGCAAAACAGTGGCATTATCGTCAACATGTCTTCAGTTGCAGGCCATCGCGGGTTTGCGAACACCGCTCATTACAATGCCAGCAAACATGCTGTGATTGGCCTGACTAAGGCAGCGGCGAATGCCAACGCGAAGCGCAACATTCGGATTAACTCTATCTCTCCCCTGGCTGTTGATACTCCGATGCTGCGACGCTCTTTTGAGTATCAGGGGTTGACCTATGAGCAAATGGCCCCCAACTTTGTTACCCCTCGCATTATGACCCCAGAGGAAATGGCCCGAGCCGTGATGTTTTTGGCTTCAGAGGAGGCAACCTCTATCAACGGCATGGATTTGGATGTCACTGGTGGGCAGCTCGCTTAA
- a CDS encoding nuclear transport factor 2 family protein yields MKSLVVGTLVLVTVWVATPAIAHLPATNTLSQRVSSATSSPTIDEAEIAVIVESVATLADQGDFETIESFYANQIRVDYTSLWGGDSQTYTPASLMTAWAAVLPGFDQTYHAISNVQVDLDGDRAIATADVTADHYLEGLYWQVSGQYEYRFIKQAGHWQITHMTFNLTDEVGDRTLVELAAERAATDPVGYLQRQQTEQAVRDFLTSLETKDMETFATVWAEDAVQEMPFSPEGFPSQIEGRDNLIQHYETWPEISGSANFTNELVFYPMEDPTLVFAEWRGIVEIIPTGRLYEQRYGGLFQVVDGQIKLFREYFNPILLINAFGLDEENEAGNQ; encoded by the coding sequence ATGAAATCTTTGGTTGTTGGAACGCTGGTCCTCGTGACAGTCTGGGTGGCTACCCCCGCGATCGCACACCTCCCAGCAACGAACACATTATCCCAACGTGTCTCATCGGCAACCTCTTCCCCAACGATAGACGAAGCTGAGATCGCAGTGATCGTTGAAAGCGTGGCTACCTTGGCTGATCAGGGTGATTTTGAAACCATCGAATCTTTCTATGCAAACCAGATTCGGGTAGATTACACCTCTCTGTGGGGCGGAGACAGCCAAACCTATACACCCGCAAGTCTGATGACGGCCTGGGCAGCGGTGCTGCCCGGTTTTGATCAGACGTATCATGCTATTTCAAATGTCCAGGTGGATCTAGACGGAGATCGGGCGATCGCCACCGCTGACGTCACAGCTGATCACTATCTGGAAGGTCTTTACTGGCAAGTATCTGGACAATACGAGTACCGTTTCATCAAACAGGCAGGGCATTGGCAGATCACCCACATGACCTTCAATTTGACAGATGAAGTTGGTGATCGCACCCTCGTCGAACTTGCTGCCGAGAGGGCAGCCACGGATCCGGTGGGTTACTTGCAACGACAGCAAACTGAGCAAGCCGTGCGAGATTTTCTCACCAGCCTGGAAACCAAAGACATGGAAACCTTCGCCACCGTCTGGGCCGAAGACGCGGTACAAGAGATGCCATTTTCACCAGAGGGGTTTCCTTCGCAGATTGAGGGACGAGACAACCTGATTCAACATTATGAGACATGGCCAGAGATTAGCGGCAGCGCTAATTTCACCAACGAGTTAGTTTTTTACCCCATGGAAGACCCGACCCTCGTATTCGCAGAGTGGCGGGGGATTGTAGAGATCATCCCGACTGGGCGTTTATATGAGCAGCGCTACGGTGGATTATTTCAAGTTGTCGACGGCCAAATCAAACTCTTTCGAGAATACTTCAACCCAATTCTGTTAATCAACGCCTTTGGATTGGATGAAGAAAATGAAGCTGGAAATCAGTAG
- a CDS encoding alpha/beta fold hydrolase: protein MDDLARRIAKLSPQKRALLELQLLKKKGIPEPIAIVGIGCRFPGAPNRDAFWHLLQNGVDAITPVPRDRWDADTFYDPDATTPGKTYSREGGFLTGVDQFDPTFFGIAPREASFIDPQHRVFLEVVWTAIEDAGIQARQLSGSKTGVFVGISTNDYGQWLLSGPEVVDTYTTTGLASTMVANRLSYWLNLRGPSLAIDTACSSSLVAVHLACQSLRSGESEMAIAGGVNLILRPELTLGFSKLTALSPAGRCKAFDATADGFVRSEGAGAVILKPLSQAIQSGDPIYAVIRGSAVNQDGRSNGLTAPNREAQEKVIQAAFDQAGLSPQQVDYIEAHGTGTLLGDPIEAKALGQVLGTPANGQRRIPIGSVKSNIGHTEAAAGIASLIKTALCIRHATLVPSLHFQTPNPHIPFDQLPLKVQQQREPWPTASGKRTAGVSAFAFGGTNAHVVLEAAPEIATLQVAVTRPRHLLALSAQTPQALQAKATQFARWLRQATESLPDIGHTINRGRTHFSYRLAVTGCTREEVADGLTAAAGNPVKSDPAVVFLFTGQGSQYGGMGQQLYKTQPLFRETVDRCAEIISPYLDTPLIDVLFAAEAPDQPLHQTAYTQPALFVLEYALATLWQSWGIKPAAVLGHSVGEYVAACVAGILSVEDALRLVAQRGKLMQSLSVTGTMAAAFADEATVAQTLATMEEAVAIATLNGPTNTVIAGTDNGVDLALKHLKAQGIRTQVLHVSHAFHSPLMEPILPVFEHLAQQVDYAPARIPLALNVTGELLQPGDTLNAAYWRQHARAAVRFADGLQALYQQGFRCFLELGPQPVLCSMGRRCIPDPAVVWLPTLQRKQSEWLGVISSLGRLYEQGCAVDWQAFDRPYRYQRLHGLPTYPFQRQRYWVDVPDQVAGVKPLPVSDASDPAQQECLYEITWKVSPLPPMSGSLAADRWLVFKGQHGLGQALVDQLNAHGAAVTEIEPGAAFNPLTGHRGVLNPAEPDDFAALLSAIATPTGPKQQIVYLWGLDQSPESPEDLAAAGAGLLHLVQALVSCRQDARFQLWVVTQNAQFVGVAKELPAPMQAPLWGLGNTIALEHPEVWGGLVDLEGASSPSQRTAADLLSHFTAQDAEDRVAFRQGQRWGARLRSLPAELPESHPTHIQSDGTYLITGGLGALGLQVAQFLIRQGAKTLMLFSRRGERPEHLSTLMAMRRSGVTVHVEAVDVAEAEEVDTLIQDIQEMLPPLRGIVHAAGTLADGLLISQTWQQFQAVMRPKIQGAWNLHQAVQNIPLDFFVLFSSAASLLGSPGQGNYAAANAFLDVLAHMRRQQNLSAQTINWGPWQGEGLATQHQNTMQRLNARGIQSFSPEQGLRLFEQVLSQGQSLPSQVGVLQVDWGTLLPQLPTTPKPAFFTEVGAEIGIAQPNLLETLAALSIRDRARHLQHYLQIEVAQVLGRSDTISATSNLLDIGLDSLMVMDFLGICKRDLGLTLYPREVFEHPTLAALSHYLAQELERTAPQATAALPNSTQSPAQAPEMAFSVPIWGRDRTFPPVDHKNAPAIFLLSSPRSGSTLLRVMLAGHPALFCPPELHLLPFETLAERQCALADSYLDQGLQRALMALKTLDADTSQTLLTAWTEQGMTVPVLYQKLQTLAGDRVLVDKSPTYGFSLSTLQRAEQMFENAKYIHLVRHPYAVIDSFVRNRMDKIFDLPEQDPYRLANQVWTISNQNILDFLAQVDPTRHHCIRYEDLVTDPEGVIGKLCDFLSIPFHPSVLTPYTQQQERMTDGVNPQSLPIDDPNFHRRGAIDSTLADAWESVKLPVALLPSSQTLAHQLRYELPEEASPTIAPMLSTSAPLATLQETAITVRGLDLCVCTWGPETGTPILCLHGVLNQGAIWGAIAPALVQQGYRVIAPDLRGHGKSAHVGPEGNYQLLDHLGDIDALVQQLGLKTCHVVGHSMGAVIAASFASARPAYLQSLTLVEPVVPGDETDTSADQLATHLNYLAAPPTHPIYRDLSEAVDRFQKSMPALTPTWAETLTARIVEPVDGGVRWRWDPRLQVRTRFGLSGGTFTRDRYGQLLQHIQTPTTLIFGEQSDFNRPEDLTFQQQHLPHAAMVTLPGGHHLPLESPAEVAREVLQRLSHKHPQNYRAARQSASG from the coding sequence GTGGATGATCTCGCACGGCGGATTGCGAAGCTGTCGCCCCAAAAGCGGGCACTGCTGGAACTTCAACTTTTAAAGAAGAAAGGAATACCAGAGCCGATCGCCATCGTCGGTATTGGCTGCCGCTTTCCAGGAGCCCCGAACCGCGATGCGTTTTGGCATTTGTTGCAGAACGGGGTTGACGCCATTACCCCCGTGCCGCGCGATCGCTGGGATGCAGATACCTTCTACGACCCAGATGCCACCACGCCGGGCAAAACCTACAGCCGGGAAGGGGGATTCTTGACGGGGGTTGATCAGTTTGACCCCACCTTTTTTGGCATTGCCCCCCGCGAAGCCAGCTTTATTGACCCCCAACATCGGGTGTTTTTAGAAGTGGTCTGGACGGCTATCGAAGATGCCGGTATTCAAGCCCGTCAGCTAAGCGGCTCTAAAACCGGGGTGTTTGTCGGCATCTCTACGAACGACTATGGCCAGTGGTTATTGTCGGGGCCAGAAGTCGTAGACACTTACACTACTACCGGGTTAGCCTCCACGATGGTGGCTAATCGGTTATCTTACTGGCTGAATTTGCGCGGGCCGAGTTTGGCGATCGATACAGCCTGCTCTTCCTCACTAGTGGCGGTGCATTTAGCGTGCCAGAGCTTGCGGAGTGGTGAATCTGAGATGGCGATCGCTGGGGGCGTTAATCTGATTCTGCGTCCAGAATTAACCCTTGGCTTCAGCAAGCTGACGGCCCTATCCCCTGCAGGACGGTGTAAAGCTTTTGATGCAACAGCAGACGGATTTGTGCGCTCAGAGGGGGCCGGAGCCGTCATCCTCAAACCCCTCTCCCAGGCAATTCAGTCGGGTGATCCTATCTACGCAGTGATTCGAGGCAGTGCTGTCAACCAGGATGGTCGTTCGAATGGTCTGACGGCCCCGAATCGTGAAGCCCAAGAAAAAGTCATCCAAGCTGCATTTGACCAAGCCGGGCTGTCTCCCCAGCAGGTGGACTATATCGAAGCCCATGGCACGGGCACCCTCTTAGGTGACCCCATTGAGGCCAAAGCCCTGGGGCAGGTGTTGGGAACGCCCGCCAATGGCCAGCGACGCATTCCGATCGGCTCAGTTAAAAGCAACATTGGCCACACTGAAGCGGCTGCAGGTATCGCGAGCCTGATCAAAACCGCTCTGTGTATTCGGCACGCCACGCTGGTGCCGAGTCTACATTTCCAGACGCCCAACCCCCATATCCCCTTTGATCAACTGCCCCTGAAAGTGCAACAGCAGCGAGAGCCCTGGCCGACTGCCAGCGGCAAACGTACCGCTGGGGTCAGCGCCTTTGCCTTTGGGGGTACCAACGCCCACGTCGTACTCGAGGCTGCCCCTGAAATCGCAACGCTGCAGGTCGCGGTCACTCGACCCCGCCACCTGCTGGCCCTGAGCGCCCAAACCCCCCAAGCCTTGCAGGCTAAAGCGACTCAGTTTGCCCGTTGGCTGCGGCAGGCAACGGAATCGCTGCCGGATATCGGCCATACGATTAACAGAGGGCGGACTCACTTTTCGTATCGCCTGGCAGTCACCGGGTGCACCCGCGAAGAAGTGGCCGATGGGCTGACGGCCGCAGCGGGCAACCCGGTGAAATCAGATCCGGCAGTGGTGTTTCTCTTTACCGGCCAGGGGTCTCAGTATGGTGGCATGGGGCAGCAGCTATACAAAACGCAGCCGCTCTTCCGAGAAACGGTCGATCGCTGTGCTGAAATCATCTCGCCCTATCTGGATACCCCCCTCATTGATGTCTTGTTCGCAGCGGAGGCCCCAGATCAGCCGCTGCATCAAACGGCCTACACGCAACCCGCTTTGTTTGTGCTGGAATATGCCTTGGCAACCCTGTGGCAAAGTTGGGGCATTAAACCCGCTGCCGTGCTGGGTCATAGCGTCGGAGAATATGTGGCGGCCTGTGTTGCTGGGATCCTGAGTGTGGAAGATGCGCTGCGACTCGTGGCCCAGCGGGGCAAGCTGATGCAGTCGCTGTCGGTCACCGGCACAATGGCGGCTGCGTTTGCCGATGAGGCGACGGTGGCCCAAACCCTAGCAACAATGGAGGAGGCCGTGGCGATCGCCACTCTCAATGGCCCCACCAACACGGTGATCGCAGGCACCGACAACGGCGTTGACCTGGCTCTCAAGCACCTTAAAGCTCAGGGCATTCGCACTCAAGTTTTACACGTTTCCCATGCCTTCCACTCTCCTTTGATGGAGCCAATCTTGCCGGTGTTTGAACACCTGGCTCAACAGGTTGACTATGCCCCAGCCCGTATTCCCTTAGCGTTGAATGTCACCGGTGAACTGTTGCAGCCAGGAGACACCCTGAATGCTGCCTATTGGCGGCAGCATGCGCGTGCTGCGGTACGGTTTGCCGATGGTCTGCAAGCGCTGTATCAACAAGGATTTCGCTGTTTCCTAGAATTAGGCCCCCAGCCGGTGCTGTGTAGCATGGGACGGCGCTGTATTCCAGACCCAGCCGTGGTTTGGCTGCCGACGCTACAGCGAAAACAGTCTGAATGGTTGGGGGTTATCTCGAGTCTGGGGCGGCTCTACGAACAGGGCTGCGCCGTTGACTGGCAGGCTTTTGATCGGCCCTATCGTTATCAGCGACTCCATGGTTTGCCGACATACCCTTTCCAACGGCAGCGATACTGGGTTGATGTGCCAGATCAGGTTGCAGGTGTAAAACCGCTCCCGGTATCTGATGCTTCTGACCCAGCACAGCAGGAGTGCTTGTACGAAATCACGTGGAAAGTCAGCCCGCTGCCTCCAATGTCAGGCTCGCTCGCCGCCGATCGCTGGCTCGTGTTTAAAGGTCAGCATGGACTGGGGCAAGCCCTGGTCGACCAGTTGAATGCACACGGTGCTGCGGTAACTGAAATTGAGCCAGGAGCCGCCTTCAATCCCTTGACGGGTCATCGAGGTGTTCTTAACCCTGCTGAGCCAGATGATTTTGCCGCCCTGCTGTCTGCGATCGCCACCCCTACTGGCCCCAAGCAGCAGATTGTCTATCTGTGGGGGTTGGATCAGTCCCCTGAGAGCCCGGAGGATCTAGCCGCTGCTGGGGCCGGATTGCTGCACTTGGTGCAAGCCCTGGTTTCCTGTCGCCAAGATGCCCGGTTCCAGCTCTGGGTGGTGACGCAAAACGCCCAGTTTGTAGGGGTAGCAAAGGAGCTGCCTGCACCAATGCAAGCGCCGCTTTGGGGGCTGGGCAACACCATTGCCCTAGAACATCCTGAAGTTTGGGGGGGGCTGGTGGATCTGGAGGGAGCGAGCTCACCCTCACAGCGCACTGCAGCCGATCTGCTCAGCCACTTTACGGCCCAGGATGCCGAAGATCGGGTGGCGTTTCGCCAGGGGCAACGGTGGGGGGCGCGACTGCGATCGCTGCCCGCTGAATTACCCGAATCTCACCCTACCCACATCCAAAGCGACGGCACCTATCTGATCACAGGAGGGTTAGGGGCCTTGGGGCTGCAAGTGGCTCAGTTCCTGATTCGTCAAGGCGCCAAAACCCTGATGCTCTTTAGTCGCCGAGGGGAACGGCCAGAACATCTGTCGACATTGATGGCAATGCGACGCTCGGGCGTCACGGTGCATGTAGAGGCCGTGGACGTGGCTGAAGCGGAAGAGGTGGACACCCTGATTCAAGATATTCAGGAAATGCTGCCGCCGCTGCGAGGCATTGTGCACGCGGCCGGAACCTTGGCGGATGGCTTGCTTATCAGTCAAACCTGGCAGCAGTTCCAAGCGGTCATGCGCCCCAAAATACAGGGGGCCTGGAACTTACACCAGGCGGTTCAGAACATCCCGCTAGATTTCTTTGTGCTGTTTTCGTCTGCGGCCTCGTTATTAGGATCGCCGGGTCAAGGGAATTATGCGGCGGCGAATGCTTTTTTGGATGTCCTGGCTCACATGCGTCGGCAGCAGAACCTCTCGGCCCAGACCATCAACTGGGGGCCGTGGCAAGGGGAAGGACTGGCCACTCAACATCAAAACACGATGCAGCGCCTCAACGCCCGAGGCATCCAAAGCTTTTCCCCAGAGCAGGGGCTGCGATTATTTGAGCAGGTTTTGAGTCAGGGGCAGAGCCTCCCGTCTCAGGTCGGGGTCCTGCAGGTCGATTGGGGGACGCTACTCCCTCAGTTGCCGACGACTCCAAAGCCCGCCTTTTTCACGGAGGTGGGGGCAGAAATCGGGATTGCCCAACCCAACCTGCTGGAAACGTTAGCTGCCCTCAGCATCCGCGATCGCGCCCGCCACCTGCAGCATTATCTGCAAATCGAAGTGGCCCAGGTATTGGGGCGATCAGACACGATTTCTGCCACGAGCAACTTGCTGGATATCGGGCTGGATTCCCTCATGGTGATGGACTTTTTGGGAATTTGTAAGCGAGATTTGGGGCTGACGCTCTATCCCCGTGAAGTCTTTGAACACCCCACCTTGGCGGCGCTGAGTCACTATCTGGCTCAGGAACTAGAGCGGACAGCCCCTCAGGCAACGGCTGCCCTCCCCAACAGCACACAATCCCCCGCTCAGGCACCTGAGATGGCGTTTTCCGTCCCCATTTGGGGGCGCGATCGCACCTTTCCGCCTGTAGACCATAAGAATGCTCCAGCGATCTTTTTGCTCAGCAGCCCTCGCTCTGGCTCAACGCTGCTGCGGGTAATGTTGGCAGGGCATCCGGCCCTGTTTTGCCCACCAGAACTGCACTTGCTGCCGTTTGAGACCCTGGCAGAACGACAGTGCGCATTAGCCGACAGCTACCTGGATCAGGGATTGCAGCGGGCCTTGATGGCGTTAAAGACCCTGGATGCAGACACCAGTCAGACCCTGCTAACAGCGTGGACAGAACAGGGGATGACCGTGCCCGTTCTTTACCAGAAGCTGCAAACGCTGGCGGGCGATCGCGTGTTAGTGGATAAATCCCCGACGTATGGCTTCAGCCTGTCTACTCTGCAGCGGGCAGAGCAGATGTTTGAGAACGCCAAATATATCCACCTGGTGCGCCATCCCTACGCCGTTATCGATTCCTTTGTCCGGAATCGCATGGACAAAATCTTTGATCTCCCAGAGCAAGACCCTTACCGTTTGGCCAATCAGGTGTGGACGATCAGCAACCAGAACATCCTGGATTTTCTGGCCCAGGTAGACCCCACCCGCCACCATTGCATCCGCTATGAGGATCTAGTCACCGACCCAGAAGGTGTCATCGGCAAGCTGTGTGACTTCCTGAGCATTCCCTTCCATCCATCCGTCCTGACGCCTTACACACAGCAACAGGAGCGCATGACCGATGGTGTTAACCCCCAGTCGCTGCCGATTGATGACCCCAACTTTCACCGTCGCGGTGCCATCGATTCGACCCTGGCAGACGCCTGGGAGTCTGTAAAACTGCCTGTTGCATTGCTTCCCTCAAGCCAAACGCTGGCTCACCAGCTGCGCTATGAGTTACCGGAAGAAGCGTCTCCCACGATCGCGCCGATGCTGTCAACCAGTGCCCCCCTGGCAACCCTGCAAGAGACCGCTATCACCGTACGTGGGCTGGACTTATGTGTCTGCACCTGGGGGCCAGAGACGGGCACCCCTATTCTGTGCCTGCATGGAGTCTTGAATCAGGGGGCAATTTGGGGCGCGATCGCCCCAGCTCTCGTGCAACAGGGGTACCGTGTGATTGCCCCCGATCTACGGGGACACGGCAAATCTGCCCATGTTGGGCCAGAGGGGAACTATCAATTGCTGGACCATCTGGGAGATATCGATGCCCTAGTGCAGCAGTTGGGGCTCAAGACCTGTCATGTTGTTGGGCATTCCATGGGGGCTGTGATCGCCGCGTCTTTTGCCAGCGCACGACCGGCATACCTCCAGTCGCTCACCCTGGTAGAACCTGTCGTGCCAGGTGACGAAACGGATACCTCGGCTGACCAACTGGCCACCCATCTCAACTACCTCGCGGCCCCTCCGACTCATCCCATCTATCGGGATCTCTCGGAAGCGGTTGACCGTTTCCAAAAGTCAATGCCAGCGCTGACTCCGACCTGGGCCGAGACGCTCACGGCCCGAATTGTAGAACCGGTGGACGGTGGCGTGCGCTGGCGCTGGGATCCTCGCTTGCAGGTGCGAACTCGCTTTGGGCTAAGCGGGGGAACGTTTACCCGCGATCGCTATGGGCAACTCCTGCAGCACATTCAGACCCCCACGACCCTGATTTTCGGAGAGCAGAGTGATTTTAATCGCCCGGAAGACCTGACCTTTCAGCAGCAACACCTGCCCCATGCCGCCATGGTCACCCTCCCAGGAGGTCACCATCTGCCTTTAGAATCACCTGCTGAGGTAGCCAGAGAAGTCCTGCAACGGTTGAGTCATAAACACCCACAAAACTATCGTGCCGCTAGGCAGTCAGCCAGTGGATGA